The Chloroflexota bacterium DNA segment CGCATCCCTATGTAATACATCCCAGGCCAAATAAGCCACAAAGATCACCGTGGCCACGCCGGCCAACGGTACTGCTAGCACTAGATCCATCTATCGACTCTCCTTTCTAAAAGGATGCTACCTATATTTGTTTAAATGGCGACGGTCTTCGCTTAGGCAGCGTTGCCCATTCAACCCCTGTCTATATAACCAGAAAAAAGCCTAAAACCGCTAAAGTATAAAAATTGCGATCAAGATGGTCAATTTTGGCACGCTCAGTCACCTCTTTGCGGTTCCTGCTTTTAACACCTAGAACGCTCAGAGGGCGATCGGACGAAAGTGGTCATGACTGCGTGGAACGAGCCGTTCTATCGTCCCATTAGGCAATTGTAACCTGAGCCCTTCTTCAGGAGGAACAATCCTCCCGATCACTGCCGCCATGGTTCCTGTAGCATCATGGATAGACCTAATTATCATGCTTTCTGAGCCTTGCCTTACGGTAAACAATAGCTCGTAATCCTCACCTCCGTAAAGGACATAATCTGAAATTGGTATTTTGAGGGCTGTAGCCGCATAACGTAGCTCAGCGGAGACCGGCACTCTATCCAGCCAGAGCAAGGCGCCTACCTTGCTCGCCTCACAGATGTGCGCAAGGTCACCGGCCAGCCCATCACTGATGTCAATCATTGCTGTACAGACAGCGCTTGTTGCGATTACTCGCCCCTCCGCCAGGCGTGGCCTGGGTAAGCGATGGCACTCTTTCAGGAAGTTAGCCGCCTTCTCAGGACACGGAGTGCCCTCCCTCGACAGAAGATCCAGGCCCGCCGCAGAATGGCCCAGCTGCCC contains these protein-coding regions:
- the thiL gene encoding thiamine-phosphate kinase, with protein sequence MLIEDLGEFGFIDRLSKMVGYPGGEVVAAIGEDVAVIRTVADNLLLVTCDAQVENVHFRLTTTESRMLGRRALAVNLSDIAAMGGLPTYALVSLFLPPGIQVELVDQLYEGLIAEAKDFGVHIVGGNTSRSSSGLIIDITLLGEVEPEYVVYRSGARVGDSILVTGQLGHSAAGLDLLSREGTPCPEKAANFLKECHRLPRPRLAEGRVIATSAVCTAMIDISDGLAGDLAHICEASKVGALLWLDRVPVSAELRYAATALKIPISDYVLYGGEDYELLFTVRQGSESMIIRSIHDATGTMAAVIGRIVPPEEGLRLQLPNGTIERLVPRSHDHFRPIAL